The proteins below are encoded in one region of Hylaeus volcanicus isolate JK05 unplaced genomic scaffold, UHH_iyHylVolc1.0_haploid 12182, whole genome shotgun sequence:
- the LOC128882779 gene encoding alanine--tRNA ligase, cytoplasmic isoform X2: MNQFKPIFLGTVDPNSDMAKWVRVVNSQKCIRAGGKHNDLDDVGKDVYHHTFFEMMGNWSFGDYFKKEICTWAWEFLTVKLKLPSSQLYVTYFRGDEKNNLKPDDECKEIWLSLGVPLTHVLPGNMKDNFWEMGETGPCGPCSELHYDRIGNREAAHLVNEDDPDVLEIWNLVFIQFNRESDGSLRSLPKKHIDCGLGLERLVSVIQNKRANYDTDLFVPLFDAIQKGTNAPPYQGRVGAEDKDGTDMAYRVLADHARTLTIALADGGVPDNTGRGYVLRRILRRAIRYATEKLNAKPGFFGTLVNVVVKLLGDVFPEISKDSQYIIDIINEEETQFLKTLLRGRNLLNRTIMKLKSSRIVPGDVAWRLYDTYGFPVDLTQLMTEEKGLQVDMAGFEEARKQAQIISQSKSGGVDDQINLDVHAITKLQNEGFKPTNDLSKYNYTVTNNEIYKEYEFSSCTGTVIALRRSKAFVDEVSSGEEVGILLDRTSFYAEQGGQIYDEGFLIKVDDEETEVRIKNVQVRGGYVLHIGTVGQGVLKKGDKVYLNIDIRRRRLVMSNHTATHALNYALRKVLGTDVDQKGSLVAPDRLRFDFTNKGAMTSEQVKEVEEITNKMIKEKRKVYAKESNLALARTIQGLRAMFEETYPDPVRVVSIGIPVEDLENNPLSPAAMQTSVEFCGGTHLHCTEHIGDFVIASEEAIAKGIRRIVALTGPEATKAQKKAAVLQSHLDQLRMTIAADKSGVNTKDYVKKIVDLTDDISRATIPSWRKDKMRKMLKDLKKTLDDKERAAKVTIANTVVDTIQEIIQQNVGCPILVEVLQAYSNTKALDSALKKIKAVSPETSALLVSVDPDVKKIFALSAVSKSARNKGLKANDWIQEIVPLMEGKGGGKPESAQASGTNVSCLNKVINTAKNYANLKLGITENIAKDKTDKLKINEHSLCTKTSKEKLMLFGNSGSVKYYRAQIAAKYGGKELITSEYKNDGVISRDIKLEGNGFELFDSNAIAFYLANDQLKCSSNFSTFSEVLQWLSYADNHILPAVSGWVVPCLAENIPNNMKGNIKIAKEDLLSSLEKVNSILQTKTYLIEERISLADIAIFTALVPLYEYVFDPACRKQYMNLNRWFLTILNQPQVTCVIKQFKLCEKPVKC, encoded by the exons ATGAATCAG TTcaaaccaatatttttggggACAGTAGATCCAAACAGTGACATGGCAAAATGGGTGAGAGTTGTTAATAGCCAAAAATGTATCAGAGCTGGAGGAAAGCACAATGATTTGGATGATGTTGGAAAAGATGTTTATCATCACACGTTCTTTGAAATGATGGGCAATTGGTCTTTTGGAGATTATTTTAAA aAAGAAATATGTACTTGGGCCTGGGAATTTTTaacagttaaattaaaattgccatCCAGTCAATTGTATGTAACTTATTTTAGAGgagatgaaaaaaataacttgAAACCTGATGATGAATGCAAAGAAATCTGGCTGTCTTTAGG AGTACCTCTTACTCACGTATTACCAGGAAACATGAAGGACAATTTTTGGGAAATGGGAGAAACAGGACCATGTGGACCCTGTAGTGAGTTACATTACGACCGCATTGGCAATAGAGAAGCAGCTCACTTAGTAAATGAGGATGATCCAGATGTTTTAGAAATTTGGAACCTTGTGTTCATACAGTTTAATAG ggAATCTGATGGAAGTTTGAGATCATTACCAAAGAAACATATTGATTGTGGGCTAGGTTTAGAAAGATTAGTGTCagttattcaaaataaacgcgCTAATTATGATACGGATTTATTTGTACCGCTTTTTGATGCTATTCAGAAAGGCACAAATGCACCACCTTATCAAGGACGGGTAGGCGCAGAAGATAAAGATGGTACCGATATGGCGTACAGAGTTTTAGCAGATCATGCAAGGACTCTTACAATTGCTCTTGCGGATGGAGGTGTGCCTGATAATACTGGCAGAGG gtatgtGTTGAGGCGAATTTTAAGACGTGCTATACGTTATGCGACAGAAAAGTTGAACGCAAAACCTGGATTTTTTGGGACATTAGTGAATGTAGTTGTGAAGCTACTTG GTGATGTCTTCCCAGAAATAAGTAAAGATTCACaatatataattgatattattaacgaagaagaaactCAGTTTCTCAAGACTTTATTGCGCGGccgtaatttattaaaccgtaccataatgaaattaaaatcgtcGAGAATCGTCCCAGGTGACGTTGCATGGCGCTTGTATGATACATACGGTTTCCCAGTCGACTTAACACAACTTATGACTGAAGAAAAGGGATTACAAGTGGATATGGCGGGTTTCGAGGAAGCAAGAAAACAGGCCCAG ATTATTTCCCAAAGCAAAAGTGGTGGTGTAGATgatcaaattaatttggatGTTCATGCAATTactaaattacaaaatgaaggATTTAAGCCTACTAATGACTTATCAAAATACAATTACACAGTTACCAATAATGAGATATACAAggaatatgaattttcttcgtgTACTGGTACTGTAATTGCTCTTAGACGTTCCAAAGCTTTCGTCGACGAAGTATCGTCAGGAGAAGAAgttggaattttattagatCGTACTAGCTTCTACGCAGAGCAAGGTGGACAAATATACGATGAAGGATTCTTAATAAAGGTTGATGATGAA GAAACAGAAGttcgtataaaaaatgttcaagtcAGAGGTGGTTATGTCTTGCACATTGGTACTGTAGGCCAAGGTGTATTGAAGAAAGGCgacaaagtttatttaaatatagataTTAGACGTAGGAGGCTTGTAATGAGTAATCATACCGCAACTCATGCTCTTAATTATGCTCTACGAAAAGTATTGGGCACGGATGTTGATCAGAAAGGTTCTTTGGTTGCACCTGATCGTCTTCGTTttgattttacaaataaag GAGCTATGACTTCGGAACAAGTAAAGGAAGTAGaagaaattacaaacaaaatgatAAAGGAGAAGAGAAAAGTTTATgctaaagaaagtaatttaGCATTAGCAAGGACTATTCAAGGTTTACGTGCTATGTTTGAAGAAACGTATCCTGATCCTGTAAGAGTGGTTAGCATAGGCATACCAGTTGAGGATTTAGAAAACAACCCCTTAAGTCCTGCTGCAATGCAAACCAGCGTAGAATTTTGTGGGGGAAC gcATCTGCATTGTACAGAACATATAGGAGATTTTGTGATAGCTAGCGAAGAAGCAATTGCTAAAGGTATAAGACGCATAGTAGCTCTCACTGGCCCTGAAGCAACAAAAGCTCAAAAGAAAGCAGCTGTGTTGCAGAGTCATTTAGATCAACTTCGAATGACTATAGCAGCTGATAAAAGCGGTGTTAATACAAAGGATTATGTGAAGAAAATAGTTGATTTAACGGACGATATCTCGCGCGCCACGATTCCAAGCTGGAGAAAA GACAAAATGcgtaaaatgttaaaagatttaaagaaGACCCTCGATGATAAAGAACGCGCAGCAAAGGTTACAATCGCTAATACTGTAGTAGATActattcaagaaataattcaacaaaatgTAGGATGTCCGATACTGGTTGAAGTTTTGCAAGCATATAGTAATACAAAAGCTTTAGATTCTGCCTTAAAGAAGATAAAAGCTGTGTCTCCTGAAACAAGTGCGTTACTTGTAAGCGTGGATCCTGatgttaagaaaatatttgctcTTAGTGCAGTTTCTaag TCCGCCAGAAATAAAGGATTAAAAGCGAATGATTGGATTCAAGAAATTGTTCCACTCATGGAAGGGAAGGGAGGTGGAAAACCTGAATCTGCCCAGGCTTCGGGTACAAATGTTTCATGtctaaataaagtaataaacaCAGCTAAGAACTATGCTAATTTGAAACTTGGGATTACAG aaaacattgCAAAAGACAAAActgataaattgaaaattaatgaacattCCCTGTGTACTAAAacttcaaaagaaaaattaatgctTTTTGGCAACAGTGGAAGTGTCAAATATTATCGTGCACAAATAGCAGCAAAGTATGGTGGTAAAGAATTGATTACATCAGAATATAAGAACGATGGTGTAATTTCTAGAGATATAAAATTAGAAGGAAATGGATTCGAGCTATTTGATAGCAACGCGATCGCATTTTATTTAGCGAACGATCAGCTCAAATGTTCGAGTAACTTTTCTACATTCAGTGAAGTTTTACAATGGTTAAGTTATGCGGATAATCATATTTTACCAGCAGTGTCCGGATGGGTTGTTCCATGTCTTGCAGAGAATATACCAAATAACATGAAggggaatattaaaatagctAAAGAAGATCTCctttcttctttggaaaaagTAAACAGTATATTGCAGACGAAAACTTATTTAATTGAGGAAAGAATTAGTCTTGCGGACATAGCGATTTTTACTGCTCTGGTTCCATTGTATGAGTATGTCTTCGATCCAGCGTGTAGAAAGCAGTACATGAATTTGAACAGATGGTTCCTTACTATTTTAAATCAGCCTCAAGTAACTTGCgtgataaaacaatttaagCTGTGTGAAAAGCCTGTGAAAtgctaa
- the LOC128882783 gene encoding probable 28S ribosomal protein S25, mitochondrial, which translates to MPFMIGLAPIRRTLPYLETGKLVLKEMIQIFSINYNTHGLNHQGVRDFVFWNLPQIQYKNPSVQVITFKNMTPTPFIRCYYDDGKTMLIDVDNRNKEDIMEHLIKVVGKSEEILRQESISKEKRESSANFGIGCPRSCICVVPNQVPCPGTVPLPYHMRNKTRKLQKEDL; encoded by the exons ATGCCGTTTATGATAGGTCTGGCTCCTATACGAAGGACGCTGCCTTATTTAGAAACTGGTAAAttagttttaaaagaaatgatacaaatattttccattaattataatacacaCGGGCTCAATCATCAAGGAGTTAG GGATTTCGTGTTCTGGAACCTACCacaaattcaatataaaaatccATCGGTGCAAGTTattacctttaaaaatatgacACCAACACCTTTCATAAGATGTTATTATG aCGATGGCAAAACTATGCTAATTGATGTAGATAACAGAAATAAAGAAGATATAATGGAACATCTCATAAAAGTAGTTGGTAAATCAGAAGAAATTTTGAGACAAGAAAGTATATCtaaagaaaagagagaaagttCTGCAAATTTTGGAATCGGCTGTCCAAGAAGCTGTATATGCGTAGTACCTAATCAAGTACCATGCCCTGGAACAGTACCTTTACCATATCATATGCgtaataaaacaagaaaactGCAGAAAGAAGATTTGTaa
- the LOC128882779 gene encoding alanine--tRNA ligase, cytoplasmic isoform X1, translated as MTVSMNAKEIRQAYIDFFKSKGHEYVHSSSTIPHDDPTLLFTNAGMNQFKPIFLGTVDPNSDMAKWVRVVNSQKCIRAGGKHNDLDDVGKDVYHHTFFEMMGNWSFGDYFKKEICTWAWEFLTVKLKLPSSQLYVTYFRGDEKNNLKPDDECKEIWLSLGVPLTHVLPGNMKDNFWEMGETGPCGPCSELHYDRIGNREAAHLVNEDDPDVLEIWNLVFIQFNRESDGSLRSLPKKHIDCGLGLERLVSVIQNKRANYDTDLFVPLFDAIQKGTNAPPYQGRVGAEDKDGTDMAYRVLADHARTLTIALADGGVPDNTGRGYVLRRILRRAIRYATEKLNAKPGFFGTLVNVVVKLLGDVFPEISKDSQYIIDIINEEETQFLKTLLRGRNLLNRTIMKLKSSRIVPGDVAWRLYDTYGFPVDLTQLMTEEKGLQVDMAGFEEARKQAQIISQSKSGGVDDQINLDVHAITKLQNEGFKPTNDLSKYNYTVTNNEIYKEYEFSSCTGTVIALRRSKAFVDEVSSGEEVGILLDRTSFYAEQGGQIYDEGFLIKVDDEETEVRIKNVQVRGGYVLHIGTVGQGVLKKGDKVYLNIDIRRRRLVMSNHTATHALNYALRKVLGTDVDQKGSLVAPDRLRFDFTNKGAMTSEQVKEVEEITNKMIKEKRKVYAKESNLALARTIQGLRAMFEETYPDPVRVVSIGIPVEDLENNPLSPAAMQTSVEFCGGTHLHCTEHIGDFVIASEEAIAKGIRRIVALTGPEATKAQKKAAVLQSHLDQLRMTIAADKSGVNTKDYVKKIVDLTDDISRATIPSWRKDKMRKMLKDLKKTLDDKERAAKVTIANTVVDTIQEIIQQNVGCPILVEVLQAYSNTKALDSALKKIKAVSPETSALLVSVDPDVKKIFALSAVSKSARNKGLKANDWIQEIVPLMEGKGGGKPESAQASGTNVSCLNKVINTAKNYANLKLGITENIAKDKTDKLKINEHSLCTKTSKEKLMLFGNSGSVKYYRAQIAAKYGGKELITSEYKNDGVISRDIKLEGNGFELFDSNAIAFYLANDQLKCSSNFSTFSEVLQWLSYADNHILPAVSGWVVPCLAENIPNNMKGNIKIAKEDLLSSLEKVNSILQTKTYLIEERISLADIAIFTALVPLYEYVFDPACRKQYMNLNRWFLTILNQPQVTCVIKQFKLCEKPVKC; from the exons ATGACTGTATCAATGAATGCTAAAGAAATTCGACAAGCTTATATTGACTTTTTTAAAAGCAAAGGTCATGAATACGTTCACTCGAGTTCTACTATACCCCATGATGATccaacattattatttactaatgCTGGAATGAATCAG TTcaaaccaatatttttggggACAGTAGATCCAAACAGTGACATGGCAAAATGGGTGAGAGTTGTTAATAGCCAAAAATGTATCAGAGCTGGAGGAAAGCACAATGATTTGGATGATGTTGGAAAAGATGTTTATCATCACACGTTCTTTGAAATGATGGGCAATTGGTCTTTTGGAGATTATTTTAAA aAAGAAATATGTACTTGGGCCTGGGAATTTTTaacagttaaattaaaattgccatCCAGTCAATTGTATGTAACTTATTTTAGAGgagatgaaaaaaataacttgAAACCTGATGATGAATGCAAAGAAATCTGGCTGTCTTTAGG AGTACCTCTTACTCACGTATTACCAGGAAACATGAAGGACAATTTTTGGGAAATGGGAGAAACAGGACCATGTGGACCCTGTAGTGAGTTACATTACGACCGCATTGGCAATAGAGAAGCAGCTCACTTAGTAAATGAGGATGATCCAGATGTTTTAGAAATTTGGAACCTTGTGTTCATACAGTTTAATAG ggAATCTGATGGAAGTTTGAGATCATTACCAAAGAAACATATTGATTGTGGGCTAGGTTTAGAAAGATTAGTGTCagttattcaaaataaacgcgCTAATTATGATACGGATTTATTTGTACCGCTTTTTGATGCTATTCAGAAAGGCACAAATGCACCACCTTATCAAGGACGGGTAGGCGCAGAAGATAAAGATGGTACCGATATGGCGTACAGAGTTTTAGCAGATCATGCAAGGACTCTTACAATTGCTCTTGCGGATGGAGGTGTGCCTGATAATACTGGCAGAGG gtatgtGTTGAGGCGAATTTTAAGACGTGCTATACGTTATGCGACAGAAAAGTTGAACGCAAAACCTGGATTTTTTGGGACATTAGTGAATGTAGTTGTGAAGCTACTTG GTGATGTCTTCCCAGAAATAAGTAAAGATTCACaatatataattgatattattaacgaagaagaaactCAGTTTCTCAAGACTTTATTGCGCGGccgtaatttattaaaccgtaccataatgaaattaaaatcgtcGAGAATCGTCCCAGGTGACGTTGCATGGCGCTTGTATGATACATACGGTTTCCCAGTCGACTTAACACAACTTATGACTGAAGAAAAGGGATTACAAGTGGATATGGCGGGTTTCGAGGAAGCAAGAAAACAGGCCCAG ATTATTTCCCAAAGCAAAAGTGGTGGTGTAGATgatcaaattaatttggatGTTCATGCAATTactaaattacaaaatgaaggATTTAAGCCTACTAATGACTTATCAAAATACAATTACACAGTTACCAATAATGAGATATACAAggaatatgaattttcttcgtgTACTGGTACTGTAATTGCTCTTAGACGTTCCAAAGCTTTCGTCGACGAAGTATCGTCAGGAGAAGAAgttggaattttattagatCGTACTAGCTTCTACGCAGAGCAAGGTGGACAAATATACGATGAAGGATTCTTAATAAAGGTTGATGATGAA GAAACAGAAGttcgtataaaaaatgttcaagtcAGAGGTGGTTATGTCTTGCACATTGGTACTGTAGGCCAAGGTGTATTGAAGAAAGGCgacaaagtttatttaaatatagataTTAGACGTAGGAGGCTTGTAATGAGTAATCATACCGCAACTCATGCTCTTAATTATGCTCTACGAAAAGTATTGGGCACGGATGTTGATCAGAAAGGTTCTTTGGTTGCACCTGATCGTCTTCGTTttgattttacaaataaag GAGCTATGACTTCGGAACAAGTAAAGGAAGTAGaagaaattacaaacaaaatgatAAAGGAGAAGAGAAAAGTTTATgctaaagaaagtaatttaGCATTAGCAAGGACTATTCAAGGTTTACGTGCTATGTTTGAAGAAACGTATCCTGATCCTGTAAGAGTGGTTAGCATAGGCATACCAGTTGAGGATTTAGAAAACAACCCCTTAAGTCCTGCTGCAATGCAAACCAGCGTAGAATTTTGTGGGGGAAC gcATCTGCATTGTACAGAACATATAGGAGATTTTGTGATAGCTAGCGAAGAAGCAATTGCTAAAGGTATAAGACGCATAGTAGCTCTCACTGGCCCTGAAGCAACAAAAGCTCAAAAGAAAGCAGCTGTGTTGCAGAGTCATTTAGATCAACTTCGAATGACTATAGCAGCTGATAAAAGCGGTGTTAATACAAAGGATTATGTGAAGAAAATAGTTGATTTAACGGACGATATCTCGCGCGCCACGATTCCAAGCTGGAGAAAA GACAAAATGcgtaaaatgttaaaagatttaaagaaGACCCTCGATGATAAAGAACGCGCAGCAAAGGTTACAATCGCTAATACTGTAGTAGATActattcaagaaataattcaacaaaatgTAGGATGTCCGATACTGGTTGAAGTTTTGCAAGCATATAGTAATACAAAAGCTTTAGATTCTGCCTTAAAGAAGATAAAAGCTGTGTCTCCTGAAACAAGTGCGTTACTTGTAAGCGTGGATCCTGatgttaagaaaatatttgctcTTAGTGCAGTTTCTaag TCCGCCAGAAATAAAGGATTAAAAGCGAATGATTGGATTCAAGAAATTGTTCCACTCATGGAAGGGAAGGGAGGTGGAAAACCTGAATCTGCCCAGGCTTCGGGTACAAATGTTTCATGtctaaataaagtaataaacaCAGCTAAGAACTATGCTAATTTGAAACTTGGGATTACAG aaaacattgCAAAAGACAAAActgataaattgaaaattaatgaacattCCCTGTGTACTAAAacttcaaaagaaaaattaatgctTTTTGGCAACAGTGGAAGTGTCAAATATTATCGTGCACAAATAGCAGCAAAGTATGGTGGTAAAGAATTGATTACATCAGAATATAAGAACGATGGTGTAATTTCTAGAGATATAAAATTAGAAGGAAATGGATTCGAGCTATTTGATAGCAACGCGATCGCATTTTATTTAGCGAACGATCAGCTCAAATGTTCGAGTAACTTTTCTACATTCAGTGAAGTTTTACAATGGTTAAGTTATGCGGATAATCATATTTTACCAGCAGTGTCCGGATGGGTTGTTCCATGTCTTGCAGAGAATATACCAAATAACATGAAggggaatattaaaatagctAAAGAAGATCTCctttcttctttggaaaaagTAAACAGTATATTGCAGACGAAAACTTATTTAATTGAGGAAAGAATTAGTCTTGCGGACATAGCGATTTTTACTGCTCTGGTTCCATTGTATGAGTATGTCTTCGATCCAGCGTGTAGAAAGCAGTACATGAATTTGAACAGATGGTTCCTTACTATTTTAAATCAGCCTCAAGTAACTTGCgtgataaaacaatttaagCTGTGTGAAAAGCCTGTGAAAtgctaa
- the LOC128882782 gene encoding probable RNA-binding protein 18, whose product MEPVTKVPLPLEPIKSNQVEDRRLWVGNLDLRINEYQLLKLVQKHGTIEKFDLLFHRSGPQAGQPRGYAFVTYKTVQDAEAAKDALHNLKVGAKNIIVRWAHSVTESDMDKPKPKIDIPALAGAKKEDKRISRETAIQAIEAKLKLMKESEEEFELNKPLNGSPVIHLYQKPENPKPSTSTRYHSRNHFHNNKPYNRYKPRR is encoded by the exons ATGGAG cCTGTTACTAAAGTTCCTTTGCCATTAGAACCAATAAAGTCGAATCAGGTGGAGGACAGACGATTATGGGTGGGCAATTTAGATTTAAGAATTAATGA GTACCAACTCCTAAAACTCGTCCAAAAACATGGTACAATTGAAAAGTTCGACCTCCTGTTCCACCGATCAGGCCCACAAGCTGGTCAACCAAGAGGATATGCATTTGTAACCTATAAAACAGTTCAGGATGCAGAAGCAGCCAAAGATGCTTTGCATAACTTGAAAGTAGGAgcgaaaaatattatcgtcCGATGGGCTCATAGTGTGACAGAG TCTGATATGGATAAACCAAAACCAAAAATAGACATACCTGCTTTAGCTGGAGctaaaaaagaagataaaagaATAAG TCGTGAAACAGCAATTCAAGCTATAGAAGCAAAGCTTAAATTGATGAAAGAATCTGAAGAAGAATTTGAACTAAATAAACCTTTGAATGGATCACCTGTAATACATTTGTATCAAAAACCGGAAAATCCAAAACCGTCCACGTCGACTCGTTACCATAGTCGAAATCACTTTCACAACAATAAGCCTTACAACCGTTACAAACCTAGGAGATAA